From Bos javanicus breed banteng chromosome 5, ARS-OSU_banteng_1.0, whole genome shotgun sequence, the proteins below share one genomic window:
- the GLS2 gene encoding glutaminase liver isoform, mitochondrial isoform X4, with the protein MLSRLGDLLFYTIAEGQERIPIHKFTTALKATGLQTSDPRLRDCMSQMRRMVRQSNSGGLLDRDLFRKCVSSNIVLLTQAFRKKFVIPDFEEFTSHVDRIFEDAKELTGGKVAAYIPQLAKSNPDLWGVSLCTVDGQRHSVGHTKIPFCLQSCVKPLTYAISISTLGTDYVHKFVGKEPSGLRYNTLSLNEEGIPHNPMVNAGAIVVSSLIKMDCNKAEKFDFVLQYLNKMAGNEYMGFSNATFQSEKETGDRNYAIGYYLKEKKCFPKGVDMMAALDLYFQLCSVEVTCESGSVMAATLANGGICPITGESVLSAEAVRNTLSLMHSCGMYDFSGQFAFHVGLPAKSAVSGAILLVVPNIMGMMCLSPPLDKLGNSYRGVNFCQKLVSLFNFHNYDNLRHCARKLDPRREGGEVRNKTVVNLLFAASSGDVSALRRFALSAMDMEQKDYDSRTALHVAAAEGHIEVVKFLIEACKVNPFVKDRWGNIPLDDAVQFNHLEVVKLLQDYQDSYTPSETWAEAAAEALSKENLESMV; encoded by the exons ATGCTGTCCCGTCTGGGTGACCTGCTCTTCTACACTATTGCTGAGGGACAGGAACGAATACCTATCCACAAGTTCACTACT GCGCTGAAGGCCACCGGACTGCAGACGTCAGATCCCCGGCTCCGGGACTGCATGAGCCAGATGCGCCGCATGGTTCGACAGTCCAACAGTGGTGGCCTCTTGGACCGAGATCTTTTCCGAAA GTGTGTGAGCAGCAACATTGTGCTACTGACTCAGGCCTTCCGAAAGAAGTTTGTTATTCCTGATTTTGAGGAGTTCACGAGCCACGTGGACCGCATCTTTGAGGATGCCAAAGAGCTCACTGGAGGCAAG GTGGCAGCCTACATCCCTCAGCTGGCCAAGTCAAATCCAGACCTGTGGGGTGTCTCGCTGTGCACTGTGGATGGTCAACG ACACTCCGTGGGCCACACAAAGATCCCCTTCTGCCTGCAGTCCTGCGTGAAGCCCCTCACGTATGCCATCTCCATAAGCACCCTAGGCACAGACTACGTGCACAAGTTCGTGGGCAAGGAGCCCAGCGGCCTGCGCTACAACACGCTCTCCCTCAATGAGGAAG GAATCCCCCATAACCCCATGGTCAATGCTGGTGCTATTGTCGTGAGCTCCCTGATCAAG ATGGACTGTAACAAAGCAGAAAAGTTTGATTTT gTCTTGCAATATCTGAACAAAATGGCTGGGAATGAATACATGGGTTTCAGCAATGCCAC ATTCCAGTCAGAGAAGGAAACGGGGGATCGGAATTATGCCATCGGTTATTATCTAAAGGAAAAGAAG TGCTTTCCTAAAGGGGTGGACATGATGGCTGCCCTTGATCTCTACTTCCAG CTGTGCTCTGTGGAGGTGACCTGTGAATCGGGCAGTGTCATGGCAGCCACCCTGGCCAATGGTGGGATCTGCCCCATCACTGGAGAGAGCGTGCTGAGCGCGGAAGCCGTGCGCAACACCCTCAGCCTCATGCACTCCTGCGGCATGTACGACTTCTCGGGCCAGTTTGCCTTCCAT GTGGGCCTGCCGGCCAAATCAGCTGTGTCAGGAGCCATCCTCCTGGTGGTACCCAACATCATGGGGATGATGTGTCTATCACCTCCACTGGACAAGCTGGGGAACAGCTATAGAGGGGTCAACTTCTGCCAA AAGTTGGTGTCTCTCTTCAATTTCCACAACTATGATAACCTGAGGCACTGTGCTAGGAAATTAGACCCACGGCGTGAAGGGGGAGAAGTCCGG AACAAGACTGTGGTGAACCTCTTATTTGCTGCCTCTAGTGGAGATGTCTCAGCTCTTCGAAG GTTTGCCTTGTCAGCCATGGACATGGAACAGAAAGACTATGACTCCCGCACTGCCCTGCACGTTGCTGCCGCTGAAG GACACATTGAAGTTGTTAAATTCCTGATTGAGGCCTGCAAAGTGAATCCTTTTGTCAAGGACAG GTGGGGCAACATCCCCCTGGATGATGCTGTGCAGTTCAACCACCTGGAGGTGGTGAAACTGCTCCAAGACTACCAGGACTCATACACACCATCTGAGACTTGGGCTGAAGCTGCAGCTGAGGCCCTGTCCAAAGAGAACTTAGAGAGCATGGTGTGA
- the SPRYD4 gene encoding SPRY domain-containing protein 4 yields the protein MALPFARSLCLCRRGAKRLGAAAAEARRGISFKLEEKTAHSSLLLFKGDTGVKYGMVGLEPTKLALNVERFREWAVVLADTAVTSGRHYWEVTVKRSQQFRIGVADVDMSRDSCIGVDDRSWVFTYAQRKWHTMLANEKAPVEGMGQPEKVGLLLEYEAQKLSLVDVSRIAVVHILQTDFRGPVVPAFALWDGELLTHSGLEVPEGL from the exons ATGGCGCTCCCCTTTGCACGTTCGTTGTGTCTGTGCCGCCGGGGAGCCAAACGATTGGGGGCTGCCGCCGCGGAAGCCCGCAGAG GCATCAGTTTCAAATTGGAAGAAAAGACAGCCCACAGCAGCCTGTTACTCTTCAAAGGTGACACAGGTGTCAAATACGGCATGGTGGGATTGGAGCCCACAAAATTAGCCCTTAATGTGGAGCGCTTCCGGGAGTGGGCAGTTGTGCTGGCAGACACAGCTGTCACCAGTGGCAGGCATTACTGGGAGGTGACAGTGAAGCGCTCTCAGCAGTTCCGGATAGGAGTGGCAGATGTGGACATGTCTCGCGATAGCTGCATCGGTGTTGACGATCGTTCCTGGGTGTTCACCTATGCTCAGCGCAAGTGGCACACCATGTTGGCCAACGAGAAAGCCCCAGTTGAGGGCATGGGGCAGCCAGAGAAGGTGGGGCTGCTGCTGGAGTATGAGGCCCAGAAGCTGAGCCTGGTGGATGTGAGCCGGATTGCTGTGGTCCACATACTACAGACAGATTTCCGGGGTCCAGTGGTGCCTGCCTTTGCCCTTTGGGATGGAGAGCTGCTGACCCATTCAGGGCTTGAGGTACCTGAAGGGCTCTAG
- the GLS2 gene encoding glutaminase liver isoform, mitochondrial isoform X2: protein MPFPLDLGLWVRHARAVKCRPPGRAFGQVGARDGACPSDSSESGMLSRLGDLLFYTIAEGQERIPIHKFTTALKATGLQTSDPRLRDCMSQMRRMVRQSNSGGLLDRDLFRKCVSSNIVLLTQAFRKKFVIPDFEEFTSHVDRIFEDAKELTGGKVAAYIPQLAKSNPDLWGVSLCTVDGQRHSVGHTKIPFCLQSCVKPLTYAISISTLGTDYVHKFVGKEPSGLRYNTLSLNEEGIPHNPMVNAGAIVVSSLIKMDCNKAEKFDFVLQYLNKMAGNEYMGFSNATFQSEKETGDRNYAIGYYLKEKKCFPKGVDMMAALDLYFQLCSVEVTCESGSVMAATLANGGICPITGESVLSAEAVRNTLSLMHSCGMYDFSGQFAFHVGLPAKSAVSGAILLVVPNIMGMMCLSPPLDKLGNSYRGVNFCQKLVSLFNFHNYDNLRHCARKLDPRREGGEVRNKTVVNLLFAASSGDVSALRRFALSAMDMEQKDYDSRTALHVAAAEGHIEVVKFLIEACKVNPFVKDRWGNIPLDDAVQFNHLEVVKLLQDYQDSYTPSETWAEAAAEALSKENLESMV, encoded by the exons ATGCCTTTTCCTTTAGATTTGGGGCTTTGGGTACGCCACGCTCGGGCGGTAAAGTGCCGTCCGCCCGGGAGGGCTTTTGGGCAAGTCGGTGCTCGGGATGGTGCCTGTCCAAG TGACTCTTCAGAGAGTGGCATGCTGTCCCGTCTGGGTGACCTGCTCTTCTACACTATTGCTGAGGGACAGGAACGAATACCTATCCACAAGTTCACTACT GCGCTGAAGGCCACCGGACTGCAGACGTCAGATCCCCGGCTCCGGGACTGCATGAGCCAGATGCGCCGCATGGTTCGACAGTCCAACAGTGGTGGCCTCTTGGACCGAGATCTTTTCCGAAA GTGTGTGAGCAGCAACATTGTGCTACTGACTCAGGCCTTCCGAAAGAAGTTTGTTATTCCTGATTTTGAGGAGTTCACGAGCCACGTGGACCGCATCTTTGAGGATGCCAAAGAGCTCACTGGAGGCAAG GTGGCAGCCTACATCCCTCAGCTGGCCAAGTCAAATCCAGACCTGTGGGGTGTCTCGCTGTGCACTGTGGATGGTCAACG ACACTCCGTGGGCCACACAAAGATCCCCTTCTGCCTGCAGTCCTGCGTGAAGCCCCTCACGTATGCCATCTCCATAAGCACCCTAGGCACAGACTACGTGCACAAGTTCGTGGGCAAGGAGCCCAGCGGCCTGCGCTACAACACGCTCTCCCTCAATGAGGAAG GAATCCCCCATAACCCCATGGTCAATGCTGGTGCTATTGTCGTGAGCTCCCTGATCAAG ATGGACTGTAACAAAGCAGAAAAGTTTGATTTT gTCTTGCAATATCTGAACAAAATGGCTGGGAATGAATACATGGGTTTCAGCAATGCCAC ATTCCAGTCAGAGAAGGAAACGGGGGATCGGAATTATGCCATCGGTTATTATCTAAAGGAAAAGAAG TGCTTTCCTAAAGGGGTGGACATGATGGCTGCCCTTGATCTCTACTTCCAG CTGTGCTCTGTGGAGGTGACCTGTGAATCGGGCAGTGTCATGGCAGCCACCCTGGCCAATGGTGGGATCTGCCCCATCACTGGAGAGAGCGTGCTGAGCGCGGAAGCCGTGCGCAACACCCTCAGCCTCATGCACTCCTGCGGCATGTACGACTTCTCGGGCCAGTTTGCCTTCCAT GTGGGCCTGCCGGCCAAATCAGCTGTGTCAGGAGCCATCCTCCTGGTGGTACCCAACATCATGGGGATGATGTGTCTATCACCTCCACTGGACAAGCTGGGGAACAGCTATAGAGGGGTCAACTTCTGCCAA AAGTTGGTGTCTCTCTTCAATTTCCACAACTATGATAACCTGAGGCACTGTGCTAGGAAATTAGACCCACGGCGTGAAGGGGGAGAAGTCCGG AACAAGACTGTGGTGAACCTCTTATTTGCTGCCTCTAGTGGAGATGTCTCAGCTCTTCGAAG GTTTGCCTTGTCAGCCATGGACATGGAACAGAAAGACTATGACTCCCGCACTGCCCTGCACGTTGCTGCCGCTGAAG GACACATTGAAGTTGTTAAATTCCTGATTGAGGCCTGCAAAGTGAATCCTTTTGTCAAGGACAG GTGGGGCAACATCCCCCTGGATGATGCTGTGCAGTTCAACCACCTGGAGGTGGTGAAACTGCTCCAAGACTACCAGGACTCATACACACCATCTGAGACTTGGGCTGAAGCTGCAGCTGAGGCCCTGTCCAAAGAGAACTTAGAGAGCATGGTGTGA
- the GLS2 gene encoding glutaminase liver isoform, mitochondrial isoform X3 — protein sequence MRSFKALQNSLSRAGSHCRRGGWGHLSQNPLLTWGVRHHLSEAAAQGKETPHSHQTQHQDHDSSESGMLSRLGDLLFYTIAEGQERIPIHKFTTALKATGLQTSDPRLRDCMSQMRRMVRQSNSGGLLDRDLFRKCVSSNIVLLTQAFRKKFVIPDFEEFTSHVDRIFEDAKELTGGKVAAYIPQLAKSNPDLWGVSLCTVDGQRHSVGHTKIPFCLQSCVKPLTYAISISTLGTDYVHKFVGKEPSGLRYNTLSLNEEGIPHNPMVNAGAIVVSSLIKMDCNKAEKFDFVLQYLNKMAGNEYMGFSNATFQSEKETGDRNYAIGYYLKEKKCFPKGVDMMAALDLYFQVGLPAKSAVSGAILLVVPNIMGMMCLSPPLDKLGNSYRGVNFCQKLVSLFNFHNYDNLRHCARKLDPRREGGEVRNKTVVNLLFAASSGDVSALRRFALSAMDMEQKDYDSRTALHVAAAEGHIEVVKFLIEACKVNPFVKDRWGNIPLDDAVQFNHLEVVKLLQDYQDSYTPSETWAEAAAEALSKENLESMV from the exons ATGCGCTCCTTCAAGGCTCTACAGAATTCGCTGAGCAGGGCTGGCAGTCACTGCCGGCGGGGAGGCTGGGGTCACCTGAGCCAGAACCCTCTCCTTACGTGGGGCGTCCGGCACCACCTCAGTGAGGCCGCGGCGCAAGGCAAGGAGACGCCGCACAGCCACCAGACGCAGCATCAGGATCA TGACTCTTCAGAGAGTGGCATGCTGTCCCGTCTGGGTGACCTGCTCTTCTACACTATTGCTGAGGGACAGGAACGAATACCTATCCACAAGTTCACTACT GCGCTGAAGGCCACCGGACTGCAGACGTCAGATCCCCGGCTCCGGGACTGCATGAGCCAGATGCGCCGCATGGTTCGACAGTCCAACAGTGGTGGCCTCTTGGACCGAGATCTTTTCCGAAA GTGTGTGAGCAGCAACATTGTGCTACTGACTCAGGCCTTCCGAAAGAAGTTTGTTATTCCTGATTTTGAGGAGTTCACGAGCCACGTGGACCGCATCTTTGAGGATGCCAAAGAGCTCACTGGAGGCAAG GTGGCAGCCTACATCCCTCAGCTGGCCAAGTCAAATCCAGACCTGTGGGGTGTCTCGCTGTGCACTGTGGATGGTCAACG ACACTCCGTGGGCCACACAAAGATCCCCTTCTGCCTGCAGTCCTGCGTGAAGCCCCTCACGTATGCCATCTCCATAAGCACCCTAGGCACAGACTACGTGCACAAGTTCGTGGGCAAGGAGCCCAGCGGCCTGCGCTACAACACGCTCTCCCTCAATGAGGAAG GAATCCCCCATAACCCCATGGTCAATGCTGGTGCTATTGTCGTGAGCTCCCTGATCAAG ATGGACTGTAACAAAGCAGAAAAGTTTGATTTT gTCTTGCAATATCTGAACAAAATGGCTGGGAATGAATACATGGGTTTCAGCAATGCCAC ATTCCAGTCAGAGAAGGAAACGGGGGATCGGAATTATGCCATCGGTTATTATCTAAAGGAAAAGAAG TGCTTTCCTAAAGGGGTGGACATGATGGCTGCCCTTGATCTCTACTTCCAG GTGGGCCTGCCGGCCAAATCAGCTGTGTCAGGAGCCATCCTCCTGGTGGTACCCAACATCATGGGGATGATGTGTCTATCACCTCCACTGGACAAGCTGGGGAACAGCTATAGAGGGGTCAACTTCTGCCAA AAGTTGGTGTCTCTCTTCAATTTCCACAACTATGATAACCTGAGGCACTGTGCTAGGAAATTAGACCCACGGCGTGAAGGGGGAGAAGTCCGG AACAAGACTGTGGTGAACCTCTTATTTGCTGCCTCTAGTGGAGATGTCTCAGCTCTTCGAAG GTTTGCCTTGTCAGCCATGGACATGGAACAGAAAGACTATGACTCCCGCACTGCCCTGCACGTTGCTGCCGCTGAAG GACACATTGAAGTTGTTAAATTCCTGATTGAGGCCTGCAAAGTGAATCCTTTTGTCAAGGACAG GTGGGGCAACATCCCCCTGGATGATGCTGTGCAGTTCAACCACCTGGAGGTGGTGAAACTGCTCCAAGACTACCAGGACTCATACACACCATCTGAGACTTGGGCTGAAGCTGCAGCTGAGGCCCTGTCCAAAGAGAACTTAGAGAGCATGGTGTGA
- the GLS2 gene encoding glutaminase liver isoform, mitochondrial isoform X1 produces the protein MRSFKALQNSLSRAGSHCRRGGWGHLSQNPLLTWGVRHHLSEAAAQGKETPHSHQTQHQDHDSSESGMLSRLGDLLFYTIAEGQERIPIHKFTTALKATGLQTSDPRLRDCMSQMRRMVRQSNSGGLLDRDLFRKCVSSNIVLLTQAFRKKFVIPDFEEFTSHVDRIFEDAKELTGGKVAAYIPQLAKSNPDLWGVSLCTVDGQRHSVGHTKIPFCLQSCVKPLTYAISISTLGTDYVHKFVGKEPSGLRYNTLSLNEEGIPHNPMVNAGAIVVSSLIKMDCNKAEKFDFVLQYLNKMAGNEYMGFSNATFQSEKETGDRNYAIGYYLKEKKCFPKGVDMMAALDLYFQLCSVEVTCESGSVMAATLANGGICPITGESVLSAEAVRNTLSLMHSCGMYDFSGQFAFHVGLPAKSAVSGAILLVVPNIMGMMCLSPPLDKLGNSYRGVNFCQKLVSLFNFHNYDNLRHCARKLDPRREGGEVRNKTVVNLLFAASSGDVSALRRFALSAMDMEQKDYDSRTALHVAAAEGHIEVVKFLIEACKVNPFVKDRWGNIPLDDAVQFNHLEVVKLLQDYQDSYTPSETWAEAAAEALSKENLESMV, from the exons ATGCGCTCCTTCAAGGCTCTACAGAATTCGCTGAGCAGGGCTGGCAGTCACTGCCGGCGGGGAGGCTGGGGTCACCTGAGCCAGAACCCTCTCCTTACGTGGGGCGTCCGGCACCACCTCAGTGAGGCCGCGGCGCAAGGCAAGGAGACGCCGCACAGCCACCAGACGCAGCATCAGGATCA TGACTCTTCAGAGAGTGGCATGCTGTCCCGTCTGGGTGACCTGCTCTTCTACACTATTGCTGAGGGACAGGAACGAATACCTATCCACAAGTTCACTACT GCGCTGAAGGCCACCGGACTGCAGACGTCAGATCCCCGGCTCCGGGACTGCATGAGCCAGATGCGCCGCATGGTTCGACAGTCCAACAGTGGTGGCCTCTTGGACCGAGATCTTTTCCGAAA GTGTGTGAGCAGCAACATTGTGCTACTGACTCAGGCCTTCCGAAAGAAGTTTGTTATTCCTGATTTTGAGGAGTTCACGAGCCACGTGGACCGCATCTTTGAGGATGCCAAAGAGCTCACTGGAGGCAAG GTGGCAGCCTACATCCCTCAGCTGGCCAAGTCAAATCCAGACCTGTGGGGTGTCTCGCTGTGCACTGTGGATGGTCAACG ACACTCCGTGGGCCACACAAAGATCCCCTTCTGCCTGCAGTCCTGCGTGAAGCCCCTCACGTATGCCATCTCCATAAGCACCCTAGGCACAGACTACGTGCACAAGTTCGTGGGCAAGGAGCCCAGCGGCCTGCGCTACAACACGCTCTCCCTCAATGAGGAAG GAATCCCCCATAACCCCATGGTCAATGCTGGTGCTATTGTCGTGAGCTCCCTGATCAAG ATGGACTGTAACAAAGCAGAAAAGTTTGATTTT gTCTTGCAATATCTGAACAAAATGGCTGGGAATGAATACATGGGTTTCAGCAATGCCAC ATTCCAGTCAGAGAAGGAAACGGGGGATCGGAATTATGCCATCGGTTATTATCTAAAGGAAAAGAAG TGCTTTCCTAAAGGGGTGGACATGATGGCTGCCCTTGATCTCTACTTCCAG CTGTGCTCTGTGGAGGTGACCTGTGAATCGGGCAGTGTCATGGCAGCCACCCTGGCCAATGGTGGGATCTGCCCCATCACTGGAGAGAGCGTGCTGAGCGCGGAAGCCGTGCGCAACACCCTCAGCCTCATGCACTCCTGCGGCATGTACGACTTCTCGGGCCAGTTTGCCTTCCAT GTGGGCCTGCCGGCCAAATCAGCTGTGTCAGGAGCCATCCTCCTGGTGGTACCCAACATCATGGGGATGATGTGTCTATCACCTCCACTGGACAAGCTGGGGAACAGCTATAGAGGGGTCAACTTCTGCCAA AAGTTGGTGTCTCTCTTCAATTTCCACAACTATGATAACCTGAGGCACTGTGCTAGGAAATTAGACCCACGGCGTGAAGGGGGAGAAGTCCGG AACAAGACTGTGGTGAACCTCTTATTTGCTGCCTCTAGTGGAGATGTCTCAGCTCTTCGAAG GTTTGCCTTGTCAGCCATGGACATGGAACAGAAAGACTATGACTCCCGCACTGCCCTGCACGTTGCTGCCGCTGAAG GACACATTGAAGTTGTTAAATTCCTGATTGAGGCCTGCAAAGTGAATCCTTTTGTCAAGGACAG GTGGGGCAACATCCCCCTGGATGATGCTGTGCAGTTCAACCACCTGGAGGTGGTGAAACTGCTCCAAGACTACCAGGACTCATACACACCATCTGAGACTTGGGCTGAAGCTGCAGCTGAGGCCCTGTCCAAAGAGAACTTAGAGAGCATGGTGTGA